A window of the Sphingomonas piscis genome harbors these coding sequences:
- the rplR gene encoding 50S ribosomal protein L18 — MAKLSLFDRRRQRVRTSLRATASGKPRLSVHRSGRHIYAQVIDDTAGRTLAAASTLDKDLKGKTNATREGAAAVGKALAERAKAAGVSKVVFDRGGFLFHGRVKALADGAREAGLEF; from the coding sequence ATGGCGAAACTCTCTCTCTTCGACCGCCGCCGTCAGCGCGTGCGCACCTCGCTCCGGGCGACCGCGTCGGGCAAGCCGCGTCTGTCGGTTCACCGTTCGGGCCGGCACATCTATGCCCAGGTCATCGACGACACCGCCGGCCGCACGCTTGCTGCCGCGTCGACGCTCGACAAGGACCTCAAGGGCAAGACCAATGCCACCCGCGAAGGCGCTGCTGCCGTCGGCAAGGCGTTGGCCGAGCGGGCCAAGGCGGCCGGCGTGTCCAAGGTCGTGTTCGACCGTGGCGGTTTCCTTTTCCATGGCCGGGTCAAGGCCCTGGCCGACGGCGCCCGTGAAGCCGGGCTGGAGTTCTAA
- the rpsE gene encoding 30S ribosomal protein S5 yields MADEIETQTQAGNPDAPTAAAEADAGAPAQTEGRGPRGGRGGRGPGGRDNRGGGNRGRRDDRRGNRGGDDDGGEELIEKLVHINRVSKTVKGGKRFGFAALVVVGDGKGRAGFGHGKAREVPEAISKATAAAKKAMVRVPLRDGRTLHHDGNGHFGAGKVTLRAAPSGTGIIAGGPMRAIFESLGVADVVTKSVGTSNPYNMIRATFEALKDQSSPRSVAQRRGKKVADLLGRGGASAAEAEAQAEAITE; encoded by the coding sequence ATGGCTGACGAAATCGAAACCCAGACCCAGGCGGGCAACCCCGACGCCCCGACCGCGGCTGCCGAGGCCGATGCCGGTGCTCCGGCGCAGACTGAAGGTCGTGGTCCGCGTGGCGGACGTGGCGGACGCGGTCCGGGCGGACGCGACAATCGCGGCGGCGGCAATCGTGGCCGGCGTGACGACCGTCGCGGCAACCGTGGCGGCGACGACGATGGCGGCGAGGAGCTGATCGAAAAGCTCGTCCACATCAACCGCGTCTCCAAGACCGTGAAGGGCGGCAAGCGCTTCGGTTTCGCCGCGCTCGTCGTCGTTGGCGACGGCAAGGGCCGCGCCGGCTTCGGTCATGGGAAGGCCCGCGAAGTTCCGGAAGCGATCAGCAAGGCGACCGCCGCTGCCAAGAAGGCGATGGTTCGCGTTCCGCTGCGCGATGGCCGCACCTTGCACCATGACGGCAACGGCCACTTCGGCGCCGGCAAGGTGACCCTTCGTGCTGCTCCGTCGGGTACCGGCATCATTGCCGGCGGTCCGATGCGCGCCATCTTCGAAAGCCTCGGCGTTGCCGACGTGGTCACCAAGTCGGTCGGCACGTCCAACCCGTACAACATGATCCGCGCGACCTTTGAGGCGCTAAAGGATCAGTCGAGCCCCCGCTCGGTCGCCCAGCGCCGTGGCAAGAAGGTCGCTGACC